Proteins encoded by one window of Deinococcus radiodurans R1 = ATCC 13939 = DSM 20539:
- a CDS encoding SDR family NAD(P)-dependent oxidoreductase, with amino-acid sequence MSSESSSPLVVVTGAARGIGRAIAELYVERGHPVLGVDLSLPPVLRGQRRVKADIATAAGRARILKAAREHGEVSVLVNNAAYQDAHGSVLEVSERGWARTLNVNLTAPLLLTRELIELLPSGSAVVNVASVQGLFAEQGNAAYNASKGGLVNLTRAMCLDLAPRGLRVNAVAPGAIATEAVLQAIAGSGDPEQTRRDYEDLHALRRLGTPREVAQLVYFLGSPEASFLTGAIVPVDGGMTASFMMAGRPV; translated from the coding sequence ATGTCAAGCGAATCGAGTTCTCCTCTGGTGGTCGTGACGGGCGCGGCGCGCGGCATCGGGCGGGCCATTGCCGAGCTGTACGTGGAGCGCGGGCACCCGGTGCTCGGCGTGGACCTCAGCCTGCCGCCTGTACTGCGGGGCCAGCGCCGCGTCAAGGCGGACATCGCCACCGCCGCTGGCCGCGCCCGCATCCTCAAGGCGGCGCGCGAACACGGCGAGGTCAGCGTGCTGGTCAACAACGCCGCCTATCAGGACGCGCACGGCAGTGTGCTGGAGGTCAGCGAACGCGGCTGGGCCCGTACCCTGAACGTCAATCTGACCGCGCCGCTGCTGCTCACGCGCGAGCTTATCGAGTTGCTTCCGTCCGGCAGCGCGGTAGTCAACGTCGCCAGCGTGCAGGGCCTCTTCGCCGAGCAGGGCAACGCCGCCTACAACGCCTCCAAGGGCGGCCTCGTTAACCTGACCCGCGCCATGTGCCTCGACCTCGCGCCGCGCGGCCTGCGGGTGAACGCGGTGGCTCCCGGCGCGATTGCCACCGAGGCCGTCTTGCAGGCGATTGCCGGGAGCGGGGACCCCGAGCAGACCCGGCGCGACTACGAAGACCTGCACGCGCTGCGCCGCCTGGGCACCCCGCGTGAGGTCGCGCAACTGGTGTATTTCCTCGGCAGCCCCGAGGCGAGCTTCCTGACCGGGGCCATTGTGCCGGTAGACGGCGGCATGACGGCCAGTTTCATGATGGCGGGGCGGCCTGTTTAA
- a CDS encoding response regulator, whose protein sequence is MDHCSILLVDDNPHDVELTLLALEVGSGAKVKVTTSGREALDFLERCDCPEKRPDLILLDLNMPQMNGLEILDALRAGEETRDIPVVMLTTSSEERDQQASYAHGANGYVVKAFNLEQFGEALAQIKRRWLPALRLG, encoded by the coding sequence ATGGACCACTGCTCGATCCTGCTGGTTGACGATAATCCGCACGATGTCGAACTGACCCTGCTCGCCCTGGAGGTGGGCAGCGGCGCCAAAGTCAAAGTCACGACCAGTGGCCGCGAGGCGCTCGACTTTCTGGAGCGGTGCGACTGCCCGGAGAAGCGGCCAGACCTGATCCTGCTCGACCTGAACATGCCGCAGATGAACGGCCTCGAAATACTCGACGCGCTGCGGGCGGGAGAAGAAACCCGCGACATCCCGGTCGTCATGCTCACCACCAGCAGTGAGGAGCGCGACCAGCAGGCGTCCTACGCCCACGGCGCGAACGGCTACGTGGTCAAGGCGTTCAATCTGGAACAGTTCGGCGAGGCGCTCGCTCAGATCAAGCGCCGCTGGCTGCCCGCACTGCGGCTGGGTTGA
- the hisF gene encoding imidazole glycerol phosphate synthase subunit HisF → MLAKRIVPCLDVQNGRVVKNVRFFEDHRDAGDPLVLAQAYEAQQADELVFYDITATHEGRSLMLDVAARVAEQVMMPLTVGGGVGALSDFRQLLLAGADKISVNSGAVKRPELIREASDHYGAQCVMLSIDAKRRPGGQGWTVHIGGGRVDTGLDLLAWARRGQELGAGELCLNVMDADGTRAGFDLEATRAVAREVDLPVIASGGAGKVQDFYDVLTAGEADAALAASVFHFGELTVPQVKTSLAAQGVPVRPEWRGATE, encoded by the coding sequence GTGCTCGCCAAACGCATCGTTCCCTGCCTGGATGTCCAAAATGGCCGCGTGGTCAAAAACGTGCGCTTTTTCGAGGATCACCGCGACGCGGGCGACCCGCTGGTGCTCGCGCAGGCCTACGAGGCGCAACAGGCCGACGAACTCGTCTTCTACGACATCACCGCAACGCACGAGGGCCGGTCACTCATGCTGGACGTGGCCGCCCGCGTGGCCGAGCAGGTGATGATGCCGCTCACCGTGGGCGGCGGAGTGGGTGCCCTCTCCGATTTTCGTCAACTGCTGCTCGCCGGGGCCGACAAAATCAGCGTGAACAGCGGCGCGGTAAAGCGGCCCGAACTTATCCGCGAGGCGAGCGACCACTACGGGGCGCAGTGCGTGATGCTCAGCATCGACGCCAAGCGCCGCCCTGGTGGGCAGGGCTGGACCGTCCATATCGGCGGCGGGCGGGTGGACACTGGCCTGGACCTGCTGGCGTGGGCGCGGCGCGGCCAGGAACTCGGGGCGGGTGAGCTGTGCCTGAACGTGATGGACGCCGACGGCACCCGCGCCGGCTTCGACCTGGAAGCGACCCGCGCCGTGGCCCGCGAGGTGGACCTGCCGGTCATCGCGTCCGGGGGCGCGGGCAAGGTGCAGGACTTTTACGACGTACTGACCGCTGGCGAGGCCGACGCCGCGCTCGCTGCCAGCGTCTTTCATTTCGGCGAACTGACGGTGCCGCAGGTCAAGACCTCCCTCGCCGCGCAGGGCGTGCCGGTGCGGCCCGAGTGGCGGGGCGCTACCGAATAA
- the hisIE gene encoding bifunctional phosphoribosyl-AMP cyclohydrolase/phosphoribosyl-ATP diphosphatase HisIE encodes MTDLSELNFDPSGLIPVVTQDARSGAVLMQAYADRAAVERTLDTREATYYSRSRGEQWVKGQTSGHTQRVVSVHVDCDGDSLLYRVEQTGPACHTGEYSCFYRPLLEDDAPDTGLDGTLERVYATITERLATLPEGSYVARLHAGGLDRVLKKISEEAGEVLLAAKNADRAELATETADLLFHTLFALAEVGVSPADVAAVLQGREGKSGLKGPKEVG; translated from the coding sequence ATGACCGACCTGTCCGAACTCAACTTTGACCCCAGCGGCCTGATTCCCGTCGTCACCCAGGACGCCCGCAGCGGCGCGGTGCTGATGCAGGCTTACGCCGACCGCGCCGCCGTGGAGCGCACCCTGGACACCCGCGAGGCGACCTATTACAGCCGTTCACGCGGGGAACAGTGGGTCAAGGGTCAGACCAGCGGCCACACCCAGCGCGTGGTGAGCGTGCACGTAGACTGCGACGGCGACAGCCTGCTCTACCGGGTGGAACAGACCGGCCCGGCGTGTCACACCGGGGAATATTCGTGCTTTTACCGCCCCCTGTTGGAAGACGATGCACCGGACACCGGACTCGACGGCACGCTGGAGCGCGTGTACGCGACCATCACTGAGCGCCTCGCCACCCTGCCGGAGGGCAGTTACGTGGCGCGGCTGCACGCGGGGGGTCTCGACCGGGTGCTGAAAAAAATCAGCGAGGAAGCGGGCGAAGTCCTGCTCGCCGCCAAGAACGCCGACCGCGCCGAACTCGCCACCGAGACCGCCGACCTGCTGTTTCACACGCTGTTCGCCCTCGCCGAGGTGGGCGTCTCTCCCGCCGACGTGGCCGCCGTGCTGCAAGGGCGCGAGGGCAAAAGCGGGCTGAAGGGGCCGAAGGAAGTGGGCTGA
- a CDS encoding TetR/AcrR family transcriptional regulator, which produces MARPRTITDERLLAAAREVFLEQGVSATTSAIARRAEVSEGTLFKRFATKEELFEAAMGLHEYARWRTELLAQVGQGDVRLNLEQAALAHIAEAKQLLPHLTAVFARGYSPEHNPLLQRLDNPVRHDADAVARYLREETALGRVRPHDADVAALSVVGAIGQYIHREHLLPRQPGREAIDAGRFVRGLFDLLWPGLQPASVALASPAREPPVKDLSVSKTSVS; this is translated from the coding sequence ATGGCAAGGCCCCGCACCATTACCGACGAACGGCTGCTGGCGGCGGCGCGTGAGGTCTTTCTGGAACAGGGGGTGTCGGCCACCACCTCGGCCATCGCGCGGCGGGCGGAGGTGTCGGAAGGCACGCTGTTCAAGCGCTTTGCGACCAAGGAAGAACTGTTCGAGGCCGCGATGGGCCTGCACGAGTACGCCCGCTGGCGCACTGAGCTGCTCGCGCAGGTGGGGCAGGGCGACGTGCGGCTCAATCTGGAACAGGCGGCGCTCGCGCACATCGCCGAGGCCAAGCAACTCCTGCCCCACCTTACCGCCGTGTTCGCGCGGGGCTACAGTCCCGAACACAATCCGCTGCTACAACGCCTCGACAACCCGGTGCGCCACGACGCCGACGCGGTGGCCCGTTACCTGCGCGAGGAAACCGCGCTGGGCCGGGTCCGCCCGCACGACGCCGACGTGGCCGCGCTGAGCGTGGTCGGCGCCATCGGTCAGTACATCCACCGCGAGCACCTGCTTCCCCGTCAGCCGGGGCGCGAGGCGATTGACGCCGGACGCTTCGTGCGCGGGCTGTTCGACCTGCTGTGGCCGGGGCTTCAGCCCGCGTCTGTTGCTCTGGCTTCCCCGGCCAGAGAGCCTCCGGTCAAAGACCTCTCAGTCAGTAAAACCTCTGTCAGTTAA
- a CDS encoding TolC family protein, translating to MRGAERALNAAAIELRSSRASLTVQALQAYANARNAAAAQQLAAAQLTLAETLLKVAQEQREQNLIPQVALLERQAAAEQARAGAEQAGRGLTLAAAQLLAGAGARRDSVWQRGRLRARQHARSGGGAGTAARRAHCPRSGPAPRNRPRSGRVGRRASGPRHR from the coding sequence GTGCGCGGGGCCGAGCGGGCGCTGAATGCCGCCGCCATCGAACTGCGCTCCTCGCGGGCGTCGCTGACGGTGCAAGCACTTCAGGCCTACGCGAACGCCCGCAACGCTGCCGCCGCCCAGCAGCTCGCCGCCGCGCAGCTCACGCTGGCTGAAACGCTGCTGAAAGTCGCGCAGGAGCAGCGCGAGCAGAACCTGATTCCGCAGGTGGCGCTGCTGGAGCGGCAGGCCGCCGCCGAGCAGGCCCGCGCCGGGGCCGAACAGGCGGGCCGGGGGCTGACCCTTGCCGCCGCGCAGCTTCTCGCGGGTGCTGGGGCGCGGCGTGACTCTGTCTGGCAACGTGGCCGACTACGCGCCCGTCAGCACGCTCGTTCCGGCGGGGGTGCTGGGACAGCCGCTCGACGCGCTCATTGCCCGCGCTCTGGCCCGGCGCCCCGAAATCGCCCGCGCTCAGGCAGGGTTGGCCGACGCGCAAGCGGCCCTCGCCACCGCTGA
- a CDS encoding TolC family protein — protein MKKTAFALLLTLALAPGAAAQTRLSLASAVSQALQNGPDVASARANLQKAQANLRAVRADPTSIITTLTQAEQDAAAQLAALQGGKLTAAQTVISQYVAAYEAQGRVDLNRAQVALNERNVQIARARLEARVATQLDVNRAQTSLSSNRQELADAQAQLPVLEAQLARTLGLPAGTNLVLAAPPTPPKLSVSLATLQSGLDKRLPKLVQAANGAALAQLQVKLSNNDYTPARTLQDAQLALANAQRTLNDATRASSTGVSDAYRAVQNAQQQVNIARQQATNAQTALTQAQARLKAGTAAAVEVQQAQVQAQQAQLGVQQAQDGLWQALAALGAASGTDVTGLVK, from the coding sequence ATGAAAAAAACTGCCTTCGCCCTGCTGCTCACCCTCGCCCTTGCGCCCGGCGCCGCCGCCCAGACGCGCCTTTCGCTCGCCAGCGCCGTCAGTCAGGCCCTACAAAACGGCCCCGACGTGGCGAGCGCGCGCGCCAACCTGCAAAAAGCCCAGGCCAACCTGCGGGCGGTGCGCGCCGACCCCACCTCCATCATCACCACGCTCACCCAGGCCGAGCAGGATGCCGCCGCGCAGCTCGCCGCCTTGCAGGGGGGCAAGCTGACGGCGGCCCAGACGGTCATCAGCCAGTACGTCGCCGCGTATGAAGCTCAGGGCCGCGTTGACCTGAACCGTGCCCAGGTCGCGCTCAACGAACGCAACGTGCAGATTGCCCGCGCCCGCCTGGAAGCCCGCGTCGCCACCCAGCTCGACGTGAACCGCGCCCAGACGAGCCTCAGCAGCAACCGCCAGGAACTCGCCGACGCGCAGGCGCAGCTCCCAGTCCTCGAAGCGCAACTCGCTCGCACGCTCGGTCTGCCCGCCGGGACGAACCTGGTGCTCGCCGCGCCGCCCACGCCTCCCAAGCTGAGCGTGTCGCTCGCCACCCTTCAGAGCGGGCTCGACAAACGCCTGCCCAAACTGGTGCAGGCGGCGAACGGGGCAGCCCTCGCGCAGCTTCAGGTCAAGCTGTCGAACAACGACTACACCCCCGCCCGCACCCTGCAAGACGCCCAGCTCGCGCTCGCCAACGCCCAGCGCACCCTGAACGACGCGACGCGGGCGAGCAGCACCGGGGTCAGCGACGCCTACCGCGCCGTGCAAAACGCCCAGCAGCAAGTGAACATCGCCCGGCAGCAGGCGACCAACGCGCAGACCGCGCTCACCCAAGCGCAGGCCCGCCTCAAGGCCGGCACCGCCGCCGCCGTCGAAGTTCAGCAGGCGCAGGTGCAGGCGCAACAGGCGCAACTCGGCGTGCAGCAGGCGCAAGACGGCCTGTGGCAGGCGCTCGCCGCGCTCGGGGCCGCGAGCGGGACGGACGTGACCGGGCTGGTGAAATAG
- a CDS encoding efflux RND transporter periplasmic adaptor subunit — translation MSQGQAVAKGDVLVKLDDTAQQQALDNARLQQRQAQISLDQTRQSTSQGTGALQASVTSAQAALAQAEQNAQSAEKLYGLGGISLADVQAARSQLAQAQAQLAQARNTLEQNGRSAGNSVPLAQVQLDTARTAVRQAEQNLSRTAVRAPFAGTVADVLTEVGEFAGQGTPVIRLVDPGSVRARVGVPTADAAALTEGVKFNLSYGGKSYVATVVDSSGIAGKDRLVPITATIEGGNALPVGAAARASYRATLGSGLLIPASALQVEGGENAVYVARSGKAEREVVQVVAESGNRVVVSGLQDGDAVISPLPAGVQDGAKVVVK, via the coding sequence GTGAGTCAGGGCCAGGCGGTGGCGAAAGGCGACGTGCTCGTCAAACTCGACGACACCGCTCAACAGCAAGCGCTCGACAACGCCCGGCTGCAACAGCGCCAGGCCCAGATCAGCCTCGACCAGACGCGGCAAAGTACGTCCCAGGGGACCGGCGCCCTGCAGGCGAGCGTGACCTCGGCGCAGGCGGCGCTCGCGCAGGCCGAGCAAAACGCCCAGAGCGCCGAGAAGCTCTACGGCCTCGGCGGCATCAGCCTCGCGGACGTGCAGGCGGCCCGCTCGCAGCTCGCGCAGGCCCAGGCGCAACTCGCGCAGGCCCGCAATACCCTGGAGCAAAACGGGCGCAGCGCCGGCAACTCGGTGCCGCTCGCGCAGGTGCAGCTCGACACGGCCCGCACTGCCGTGCGCCAGGCCGAGCAAAACCTCAGCCGCACCGCCGTCCGTGCCCCCTTCGCTGGTACGGTGGCCGACGTGCTGACCGAGGTCGGCGAGTTCGCCGGGCAGGGCACCCCGGTCATCCGCCTCGTGGACCCCGGCAGCGTCCGCGCCCGCGTGGGCGTGCCCACCGCCGACGCCGCCGCGCTCACCGAGGGCGTCAAGTTCAACCTCAGCTACGGCGGCAAAAGCTACGTGGCGACGGTGGTAGACAGCTCGGGTATCGCCGGCAAAGACCGCCTGGTGCCGATTACCGCGACCATTGAGGGCGGCAATGCTCTGCCCGTCGGCGCCGCCGCCCGCGCCAGCTACCGCGCCACACTCGGCAGCGGCCTGCTGATTCCGGCGAGTGCCCTTCAGGTGGAAGGCGGTGAAAACGCCGTCTACGTCGCCCGCAGTGGCAAGGCCGAGCGCGAAGTCGTGCAGGTCGTCGCCGAGAGCGGCAACCGGGTGGTGGTGTCGGGCCTTCAGGACGGCGACGCGGTCATCAGCCCCCTGCCCGCCGGGGTGCAGGACGGGGCGAAGGTGGTGGTGAAGTGA
- a CDS encoding efflux RND transporter permease subunit: MSTHFDEAEFRSGGTLPDGTPEPQIHPLVRFSVKNYVFSIGIFVMVVLLGLVATFRLGVELLPNFEVPVLAVSTSYPGANPDQVDREVSRRVEDAVSTLSGVTDINTTSVSNQSAVVITFSDSTNIDSAANSVSQAVAAIRGTLPDGAEAPVVQKFDPNAQPILTLALLGGAARPSEVTTFAEDTLVPRLQRVEGVADVTVTGGPERQVQVLLDPARLQGFDLAPARISGAIGSSALDLPAGTLDRGGSTTSYSTRNTPRSAADVARIVVDPSTGLRVSDVATVRDASAAANSYARVNGQPAVLLGVRKASGTNSVAVTDNVRAAMEAQKLPPGYRLTLASDTTTSTRATVNDTFREFLIAVGAVGLICLLFLGRLNTVFAVILAIPISISAAPLLFGTLGFTFNIITLLAIIVAIGIVVDDSIVVAENVQRYRDLGYSPLRSVLLGGSEVFSAVTAASFSLLAVLIPLSLMPGILGQFFKQFGLGIAAAIVLSWLESLLFLTVRMAYTREPARITWADLPAVLRRLPLTFRESLSGVKTFWGLLGLALAGAATYFGLHRAGLPAAAAGVLCVLLAPVVLTVVRYLLTVLYALLEALTETLHTLTLSGVNRAAKAYARSLAGALRRPGVVMLVAGLFLLSAPLALRGLGFAFVPASDSGIATISLTLPVGTPLAVTDELTRQVEDKLLAHREVKLVQTASGSSGVLGGANANTSDLTLTLIPKAERPGIDELLERYRRELAPLVARYPGTELLVAGQAVGPGDSSDISLALTAPSQSLLEERNRAVVRLLSADPNIRTVKSSLSATRQERTFVPDPLRLSGTGLSASDVAQALRTYNDGTVAGQVRDGDRSVDIVVRLDPALVSGEQSLLSQTLYSQALGANVPLSSLGRFEVAQAPATLRRFNKAYTATLDINLVSGGPNPFAYQKDVQQRVEKAGLLAGGVTLGNANSFGSAGLTGDLLFYGPILMVAAVLLTYLVLGSQFNSFRYPIYLLLPIPLAIVGALWTLHLFGVNLDVITVLGMVILLGLSTKNSILYLEFVTERARVLPLHEALLEAAELRFRPILMTTLTVLVISIPLILGHGEGAEFRRGLGIVILGGVVTSTLLTFYVVPSVFWQFEKKRMATPQPKLEPVAGD, from the coding sequence ATGAGCACCCACTTCGACGAAGCCGAATTCAGGTCCGGCGGCACCCTGCCCGACGGCACACCCGAGCCGCAGATTCACCCGCTGGTGCGCTTCAGCGTCAAGAACTACGTCTTTTCCATCGGCATCTTCGTGATGGTGGTCCTGCTGGGGCTGGTGGCGACCTTCCGGCTGGGGGTCGAGCTGCTGCCCAACTTCGAGGTGCCGGTGCTGGCGGTGAGCACGTCCTACCCCGGCGCCAATCCCGACCAGGTGGACCGCGAGGTCAGCCGCCGGGTGGAAGACGCGGTGAGCACGCTCTCGGGCGTCACCGACATCAACACGACCTCGGTCAGCAATCAGTCGGCGGTGGTTATCACCTTCAGCGACTCGACCAACATTGACTCGGCGGCCAACTCGGTGTCGCAGGCGGTGGCGGCGATTCGCGGCACCCTGCCCGACGGCGCGGAGGCTCCGGTGGTGCAGAAATTCGACCCCAACGCCCAGCCGATTCTGACGCTGGCGCTGCTCGGCGGCGCGGCGCGGCCCAGCGAGGTGACGACCTTTGCCGAGGACACGCTGGTGCCCCGCCTGCAACGGGTGGAGGGCGTGGCCGACGTGACCGTGACCGGCGGGCCCGAGCGGCAGGTGCAGGTCTTGCTTGACCCGGCGCGGCTGCAAGGCTTTGACCTCGCGCCCGCACGAATCAGCGGGGCCATCGGTTCCTCGGCGCTCGACCTGCCTGCCGGGACGCTCGACCGGGGCGGCTCGACCACCTCCTACAGCACCCGCAACACCCCGCGCAGCGCCGCCGACGTGGCGCGCATCGTGGTGGACCCGTCCACCGGCCTGCGCGTGAGCGACGTGGCGACGGTGCGTGACGCCAGCGCGGCGGCCAACAGCTACGCCCGCGTCAACGGGCAGCCCGCCGTGCTGCTCGGCGTCCGCAAGGCGAGCGGCACCAACTCGGTGGCCGTGACCGACAACGTGCGCGCGGCGATGGAAGCCCAAAAGCTCCCGCCGGGCTACCGCCTCACCCTCGCCAGCGACACCACGACCAGCACGCGGGCCACAGTGAACGACACCTTCCGGGAATTCCTGATTGCGGTGGGCGCGGTAGGTCTGATTTGCCTGCTGTTCCTGGGACGGCTCAACACCGTGTTCGCCGTCATTCTCGCCATTCCGATTTCCATCAGCGCCGCGCCGCTGCTCTTCGGGACGCTCGGCTTTACCTTCAACATCATCACGCTGCTCGCCATCATCGTCGCCATCGGCATCGTGGTGGACGACTCTATCGTGGTGGCGGAGAACGTGCAGCGCTACCGCGACCTGGGCTACTCGCCGCTGCGGAGTGTGCTGCTCGGCGGCTCGGAAGTGTTTTCCGCCGTCACCGCCGCGAGTTTCTCGCTGCTGGCGGTCCTCATTCCGCTGAGCCTGATGCCGGGCATCCTGGGGCAGTTCTTCAAACAGTTCGGGCTCGGCATCGCCGCCGCCATCGTGCTGAGCTGGCTGGAAAGTCTGCTGTTCCTCACCGTCCGCATGGCGTACACCCGCGAACCCGCCCGCATCACCTGGGCTGACCTGCCCGCTGTGCTGCGCCGGCTGCCGCTCACTTTCCGCGAGTCGCTGAGCGGCGTGAAGACCTTCTGGGGCCTGCTCGGGCTGGCGCTGGCCGGGGCCGCGACGTACTTTGGCCTGCACCGCGCCGGGCTGCCCGCTGCCGCCGCCGGGGTGCTGTGCGTCCTCCTCGCGCCGGTCGTGCTGACTGTCGTCCGCTACCTCCTCACGGTGCTGTATGCCCTGCTCGAAGCGCTGACCGAGACGCTCCACACCCTCACGCTGAGTGGCGTCAACCGCGCGGCCAAAGCCTACGCCCGCTCGCTGGCAGGCGCCCTGCGGCGGCCCGGCGTGGTGATGCTGGTCGCGGGCCTCTTTCTGCTCAGTGCGCCGCTCGCCCTGCGCGGGCTGGGCTTTGCCTTCGTCCCGGCGAGCGACAGCGGCATTGCGACCATCAGCCTGACCCTGCCGGTGGGCACGCCGCTGGCCGTGACGGATGAGCTGACCCGGCAGGTGGAAGACAAGCTGCTCGCGCACCGTGAAGTCAAGCTGGTGCAGACCGCTTCGGGCAGCAGCGGGGTCCTCGGCGGTGCTAACGCCAACACCTCCGACCTCACGCTGACGCTGATTCCCAAAGCCGAGCGTCCCGGCATCGACGAGTTGCTGGAACGCTACCGCCGTGAACTTGCCCCGCTGGTCGCCCGCTACCCCGGCACCGAATTGCTGGTGGCGGGGCAGGCGGTGGGGCCGGGCGACAGTTCGGACATCTCGCTCGCGCTCACCGCCCCGAGTCAGTCGCTGCTCGAAGAACGCAACCGCGCGGTGGTCCGGCTGCTGAGTGCCGACCCCAACATCCGCACGGTGAAAAGCAGCCTCTCGGCCACCCGGCAGGAGCGCACCTTCGTTCCCGACCCGCTGCGGCTGAGCGGCACGGGCCTGAGTGCGAGCGACGTGGCGCAGGCGCTGCGAACCTACAACGACGGCACCGTGGCCGGGCAGGTCCGCGACGGCGACCGCAGCGTGGACATCGTGGTGCGGCTCGACCCCGCGCTGGTGTCGGGCGAACAGAGTCTGCTCTCGCAGACGCTCTACTCGCAGGCCCTCGGCGCCAACGTGCCGCTCTCCAGCCTGGGCCGCTTCGAGGTCGCGCAGGCGCCCGCCACGCTGCGGCGCTTCAACAAGGCGTACACCGCCACGCTCGACATCAACCTCGTGTCGGGCGGTCCCAACCCCTTCGCCTATCAGAAAGACGTGCAGCAGCGCGTCGAAAAGGCCGGGCTGCTCGCGGGCGGCGTGACCCTCGGCAACGCCAACTCCTTCGGCAGCGCGGGGCTGACCGGCGACCTGCTGTTCTACGGCCCGATTCTGATGGTGGCGGCGGTGCTGCTCACTTATCTGGTGCTGGGCAGTCAGTTCAACTCGTTCCGTTACCCGATTTATCTGTTGCTCCCGATTCCGCTCGCCATCGTGGGGGCGCTGTGGACGCTGCACCTGTTTGGCGTCAATCTGGACGTGATTACGGTGCTGGGGATGGTGATTTTGCTCGGCCTCTCCACCAAAAACTCCATCCTGTACCTCGAATTCGTGACCGAACGCGCCCGCGTCCTGCCGCTGCACGAGGCGCTGCTCGAAGCCGCCGAACTGCGGTTTCGCCCCATCCTGATGACCACGCTGACGGTGCTGGTGATTTCCATTCCCCTCATCCTCGGCCACGGCGAGGGCGCCGAATTCCGCCGCGGCCTGGGCATCGTGATTCTGGGGGGCGTGGTGACGAGCACCCTGCTGACCTTCTACGTGGTGCCGAGCGTCTTCTGGCAGTTCGAGAAAAAGCGCATGGCCACGCCACAACCGAAATTGGAGCCGGTGGCTGGAGACTGA
- the argR gene encoding arginine repressor, translating to MLGKEIGKDQRQKRIQDIILRESVSTQAELVKLLAKEGVQVTQATVSRDINELRLVRVPIGKGRHRYALAQYGGDSDIEEQLARLFQSFVQDVDRGENILVIRTADGHASGVALLLDRWKRDDIVGTLAGEDTIMVVARSTHDGESLMEEFNALMLG from the coding sequence ATGCTGGGCAAGGAAATCGGAAAAGACCAACGACAAAAGCGCATTCAGGACATCATCCTGCGGGAGAGTGTGTCCACGCAGGCCGAACTGGTCAAGCTGCTGGCGAAAGAAGGCGTGCAGGTCACGCAGGCCACCGTCAGCCGCGACATCAACGAGCTGCGGCTGGTGCGGGTGCCCATCGGCAAGGGGCGGCACCGCTATGCCCTGGCGCAGTACGGCGGCGACAGCGACATCGAGGAGCAGCTCGCCCGCCTCTTTCAGAGCTTCGTGCAGGACGTGGACCGGGGCGAGAACATCCTGGTCATCCGCACCGCCGACGGGCACGCCTCGGGGGTCGCGCTGCTGCTCGACCGCTGGAAGCGCGACGACATCGTGGGTACGCTGGCGGGCGAGGACACCATCATGGTTGTGGCCCGCTCCACCCATGACGGCGAGAGCCTGATGGAAGAATTCAACGCGCTGATGCTGGGGTAA
- a CDS encoding response regulator transcription factor encodes MERKPLVLVIEDEKDIARFIELELAAEGYATEVAFDGVTGLSKFREVNPDLVILDLMLPVLDGLEVARRIRKTSNTPIIILTAKDGIQDKVEGLDSGADDYLIKPFSIEELLARVRAHLRRVNPAVTGEVRVADLVMNLDGREIFRGGRRVELSAKEFELLELLARNPGKVFSRFEIEEKVWPEYTGGSNVVDVYIGYLRRKLEEGGERRLIHTVRGVGYVLREE; translated from the coding sequence ATGGAACGCAAGCCGCTCGTCCTCGTCATCGAAGACGAAAAAGATATTGCCCGCTTCATCGAGCTGGAACTGGCCGCCGAGGGCTACGCCACCGAGGTGGCCTTTGACGGCGTGACCGGCTTGTCGAAATTCCGCGAAGTCAACCCCGATCTGGTGATTCTCGACCTGATGCTGCCGGTCCTCGACGGCCTTGAGGTCGCCCGCCGCATCCGCAAGACGAGCAACACCCCCATCATCATCCTGACCGCCAAGGACGGCATTCAGGACAAGGTGGAGGGCCTGGACTCGGGCGCCGACGACTACCTCATCAAGCCCTTTTCCATCGAGGAACTGCTGGCCCGCGTCCGCGCCCATCTGCGGCGAGTCAACCCCGCCGTGACGGGCGAAGTGCGGGTGGCCGACCTGGTGATGAACCTCGATGGACGCGAGATTTTCCGGGGCGGACGCCGGGTCGAACTTTCGGCGAAGGAATTCGAACTGCTCGAACTGCTCGCCCGCAACCCCGGTAAGGTCTTTTCGCGCTTTGAAATCGAGGAAAAGGTCTGGCCCGAGTATACCGGCGGCAGCAACGTGGTGGACGTGTACATCGGCTACCTGCGCCGCAAGCTCGAAGAAGGCGGAGAGCGGCGTCTGATTCACACGGTGCGCGGCGTCGGCTACGTGCTGCGCGAAGAATAA